Within Cylindrospermum stagnale PCC 7417, the genomic segment TGCACAGTTTGATGGCGGTAGCGTTATCGATACGGCTAAAACGATTTTGGGCGTAACCTCTAATGGCATTCTCTGTTACTCCAATCTCTCTACTTAATTGGGCAATATTTAAATTTTTGTTGTCCATAAAGTTTTTTAAGTAGCAATGCATACGCGGTTCCATAACAATATTCCAGCCAATTCTAACTTAATACTCGTATAGTTAAGTATTAGATTACATTATATAACAAGGTGTTTGACATCTACTAGTCTAATATAAATCTACTCGCATAATAGAGTAGTCATGTTACTATGTATTCAGTGAAGGAAACAACCGGACACTGAACACGCCTAAAAGCTTTATGAATCAAGACA encodes:
- a CDS encoding helix-turn-helix domain-containing protein, giving the protein MDNKNLNIAQLSREIGVTENAIRGYAQNRFSRIDNATAIKLCSFFGVSMGDMFQIQTAEQL